The DNA window aaaATGATTAAATTTCTTAAACGTATCGcaccaaaaaaaaagttatttaacgTAACACCACATTCAAATCCGAGATTAAAGAAATCAAACAACaatatacccaaaaaaaaatgtCGTTGCTACTTAATTTAGGTCTAAGATAAGTTGAGTCGACATATGACACGCACCCCCATTTGCCATTTGTACTGTACCAAATGATACATCTCATGcgttttaagatatttttttcctCCTGGGGTTGTTTTTGGTGgcctaattaatataaatatgtcTTCAGTGGTGCAATTAAGATTTCTTTTTCTAGTAGTAACACTTTTGGGTGTCCTATTGAATAAAAAAGTTATCTTATCACCTTTGAAACTTTTTGTCTACCAGAGAGTCTGAAACCTTGTCTGGTTAATGCTCACGGAAAAGAAAATGACTAGTGTTCCAATAAGAGAACGGGCTCAATTCTCCAGCATGTTAATTGCCAGTGCGAGTGTGAGTGTAGCAGCACTTGTTCTCCGGCCTCTGCCTATGACACCCATCATCAAATAATTgagacaaaaaataattaagtagAATGGACCTAATGTCTTACACCTCTGAGTAACAACATAAAATAATTGAGacaaaaaaacataataataataataataataataataattgttccATTCCCTCTTTAGTAGAGATCTAGCTGTTTCTACTCCATGTCGCTTGAACATTTTCTTTTGAAACTATAACTATTAGTTGCAAATTCAGGAACTAATAGCTGACAAAAGTGCTTGAATTATCAGTTTGGTTAATATCCCCTATTGCTAAGTGGATTGGTCTTACCAAAGCTATAGTGATACTAAACTGCTTCTTTAACTGATCAATGCCAAACTTTTGACGAATAAGCAACATCcttctttgcttcttcttcttcttattttttagtatattagtttataattaaacaataataacataatataaactagcaaaaaataaataattatataaaaaataaatataattatatattttggccatatatcaaaattaaactccaCAAAAAATAACGTGGATgaaaaatatcaattaattatattaaaaaattgcaATCTAAAAATGGTGTCATGTGTCAATGGAGAATCAGACCCCAGgattaagaagaaaaataattcaatttcaCGAAACCAAGTAGAAATTCTACGCTCTTAGCTCATTCATTTTACTTTAACATAAGAACCCCAACTTGGCGCCACGGCTGTTATCACCGTTACTATTCAATCCTACTTTCTTCCTTCGAAACAATTCATTCAGATTTTTTTTGTCTCCACACTTACGGATCTGATCTGAACCGAACCCGAATCATGGTGTCCGCATCCGACGGCCTTCCAGTTCCAGATCGGTGCGGACCCATCGCCACCCGTTCCGCCTCCTTCAACGGTATTTATTCCTCCTCATCCCCCCCTACCCCCCGGAGCCGCCAATCGTCGCCAGTTCACTCGTCGAGGGTGGGCCCCAGTCACCCCTTCAGCTCCCGCAGAAGCAGATCCCAATTTCCATGGTACCGACGGAAACGCCTCAAAGTAGTTATGGCACTTGTTGCTTTGCTAGGTTCCTTATTCCTTGTGAACTGGATTATGCTCGCAAGGCTTCAACATGACGCACCAAATCCTCCTGTTTCTAAATCTGCTGCCAAGTTATCCATCCGTTCCTCTGTTTCCCTTTCAGTTTCGGTTCAGGTGCTTTGTTTCTTCCATTCATAAATAGTATATTGTTATCCTCATATTGTACTCACCGTTAATATAGTATATAGGCATTGATAGTTGGTAGGTAAACATGTGGCTCTAATTTTATATGCTATATATAGAATAGTTGGGATATTAGTATAACTTAATTTCATGGCTGCTGGATGATTTTGTTGTGTTTCTTAGTGTTGGTCATTATTTTTTCCTGATGCTTACAGGGTAAAGGGAACAAGTCtggaaaagggaaaaaaccacACAAGGGATATCAAAGGATGCTGGCTTTGGCTGCCCATGCCTTGGCAGAGGTAAAGCCATAGAGTTTATAGAATGATTTCTAATTGTTTTGGATTTCTCTCTGGTGCATGTTTGTGTAAGTATTTCTGATTTAGTTTTCATATTGGACAGGATAAACGAGAACCAAAGGATTTGTGGCAGGAACCTTTGGCTCCTGCATCTAATTGgagaccttgttcttatctgCGTAATTGGGAACCTAATGGTATGTGTGCTAGAACTTAGAACTGCAGCACTTTGTATGTCGGAAAGTGAGTACAAACAAGATTTCCTTGTGTCATGAACTCACACTCTGCTATCCTTTAATGTACTCTCCCAGAAGGAAAGAATGGATACATTTTGGTTACTGCAAATGGTGGGATCAATCAACAGCGGGTTGCTGTAAGTATTCTTTGTTAGACTGCTATGTTTTTATGCTTACTGCATCCTTGAATTTGGGTTTTGTTTGATTTGAAagtgtttttcctttttaacGGATTAACTCAGCATAAATGATCAATTTGGTTCGCCACAGGTTTGCAATGCTGTTGTTGTGGCACGATTACTAAATTCAACTTTGGTCATTCCCAAATTTATGTACAGTAGTGTATGGAGAGATGTGAGGTGATGTTCTGTCTATCTTTTTCCTTCCTCATCCTCTTCATAGTTTGACTAACACAATATAGGGCATGTTTGGTTTGtgtttcattttcatttccattttcagtattcttttaggattttatgaagaaaaaaaaaagattttattgttttcacAGTGAATCTTCTTTTTCCCcacaaaaatactaaaaacataATACACTGGAAATGCAAACCAAACAAGCCCCTAATTTCTCTCGAAATATTTAGTTGCTAGACCAAATGCTTAGTACAAACTCTGATGATTACTGGGATGTTATCATATGAAAgtgaattttttatgattgttGTAGCTGAATAAAACCTGTGATTCTAATACATAGCTACAAGTTATATGAAAAATTCAGGGGGATAGGTTAGATGGTTAGGCATATGGGTTAGCAATTCAGTAACTACTGCCTTTTTTATCCCATATTTTTGGAAGGGAAACTACCATGGTAAAATTTCTAGTTTTAGCATTTATTCTACTTTAGTTTTATATTCACATTTGCTGTCCATGGGTATTCTCTTATGACGTTTCGAATTTGTAAGTGTAACTTATGATCTCTTATTTCATAATTTCATAGTCAATTCAGCGATATCTATCAAGAGGAGCTTTTTATTAACTACTTGACTCCTGATATTCGGATAGTGCGTGAACTTCCCAAGGAACTGCAGTCTTTGGACTTGGAGGCAATTGGTAGTGTTGTAAGTAACTTTCCTACTTCAGGAGACTATAAGAATATAAGTACACTCAAATATATTGGTTCTGTATGTTCTTAATTGTGGGAATGCTTTTTCAGGTGACAGATGTTGACATGGTAAAGGAGGCAAAGCCTAGCTTTTACTTGAAAAACATCCTACCTATTATACTTAAAAATCAAGTAGTTCACTTTGTTGGATTTGGGAATCGCCTTGCATTTGACCCAATACCATTTGAACTTCAGGTAAATGTCATTTGATGCTTAGATATTACAATCAATTCGCCAGGTTCTGGCAGATATGCCTCTATTATTGTCTTTCTTGAATTTCAAGCCCTAGTGTGCTATTCCTAATCGGGGAAATTCATATAGAGACTTCGTTGCAGATGTAACTTTCATGCGCTGCAATTTGTTCCCAGAATACAAGAAACTGGTGCTTTGCTTCTTAAAAGATTACGCAAACATGAAGGTCTTATTGGACCATTGGACCGTTATCTTCTTGGTCCATTTGCAGATTCAGTTGAGGAAAATGGAAATAATGTCAAGAAAGCATCAAAATACCTAGCTATACATCTCAGATTTGAAATTGACATGGTTTCCCATTCTTTATGTGAATTTGGGggaggtgaagaagagaggaaaGAATTGGATGCATATCGTGAAATTCATTTCCCTGCATTGGCACAGTTGAAGAGGACTACAAAGTATGTGTTACTATAATCTTAATCATGTGAAATTCTCCCCCCAGacagaaattttatttttgataaagaaaaagccTTGCTCTTGGAACTTGTTTGACCTCAATAATTTGAATATTCTATGCAGATTGCCTTCTCCCTCAGAGCTCAGGGCCGAAGGCCTATGTCCTTTGACACCGGAAGAAGCAGTCCTTATGCTTGCTGGTCTTGGTTTCAACCGCAAGACACATGTATTTGTAGCTGGATCTAATTTATATGGAGGTCGCTCACGGTTGGTTGCTTTGACCAGCTTGTACCCTAAATTAGTCACTAAGGAGAACTTGCTTTCTGCTGCCGAACTTGAACCCTTTGCAAATTATTCATCTCAGGTGAGTATCGGTTGACATTGTTCAATTTGTGTTTTTATGCTATTTGATCCTTAGCATCATTTGAGCCTGCATAGCAATGTGTGCGTGCGTGCATGTGCATGTGGATATGAAAACACAACATCATAAGAGGAACATTGGGTCTTTTTGGCTTTACTGTTACTCTACTGACGAATAACAAGAAACGATATCTATTGTAGTTAGCAGCACTGGACTTCATAGGATGCACTGCTTCTGATGCATTTGCCATGACCGATTCGGGTAGTCAGTTGTCATCTTTGGTGTCCGGGTATCGAATATATTATGGAGGAGGAAGAATGCCAACAATACGTCCTAATAAGCGCAGGCTTGCTAGTATATTCATGAAGAACTCTACCATAGAATGGCGAGTGTTTGAACAGAGAGTGAGGAAAGCAATTAGACAAACTAAGCATGTACAGACAAGGCCCAAGGCTAGAAGTGTTTACAGATATCCTAGGTGTAAAGAATGTATGTGCAGTACAGATTGATTCATTTGTTTTAGCTTGGTTTAATTGCCCATTGCAATTTTATAcattctttttcatttattctactagttagttatttttctttactaATTTGGTTAGGCTGCTCCATGTTATAGCTACACTGTACCATAACTTAGCATGGGATTGATCTCTGACAAATAGTAACCATTGTCATATACGATTCTTTCAAGCTCTTTTTGCTCCATAGATTTTGTTGCTAAAAGCCGAATATTTAACAATAGTTTGGGCTGGGTTATCCTGTCACTTAAGGTTATCTTGGAACTAATACAACCGAACTCCTTTGAATCTTGCAGGCTCGGGCTTAGAGTCTAAAGAACAAATTAGGAGTTATTCTATACATTTAAGTATTTTTGCATGTAATTATTATGGAAAAATATTAGGTGACCAATATCTTTTTTCTCTTACATTTGTCTTGCATGGTAACCAACACCAGCCAACTTCTCATAATTGTTGACCCCTAGCATTCCCCACTTTTATGCGACCATGTCAGAGTTAAACTGACTAAAACCCAGTTGCATAACAAAAGGTGGCTGTTTTGCTAGGTAGTGTGATTTTCAATATATTAAAGAAGGTAAAACTGACAACGTTATTCTTACAATGTGATTCAAATTTCCTGTCAAAACAATTTCACCAAAGCTGAAATTTTTCATGGTTGCGTAAACATTGAGTCGAATATTCAGATCTTGTGTTCCTTGCGGACTTATGGTAAACCAAGTTGGAGACAGATCGACAGTAGTTCCAAATGGAGGCATAACAGTGGCCAAATATGTCTCCGTTTTGTTCCCCACATTGATGAAAGTTCTTCGCATAGAAGCTGAACCTCTCAGTGAAGATATTGTTACTGAAGGAAGGTTTAGATCATATGGATCGGAAAATGATTGGTTGCAAGGTACCCCTATGGTTGCAAGTATTGTATCCTGGCCAATGCCGGGCAAAGAGCATAAGAAGCTGACATAGTCTGCAAACTCTGTTTTAAGAAGAGTAAACATTATTCATGTTGTGAGCAGGTAAAAGAACCAAGCTGATCAAGCATTCAATTCTAAGTGTGTGGCTCTTCTACTTTACTAGTACATATACCTGATGGCAGAACCAAGCCTGGATCATTGGCACGGTTAGGGTTGACAATGCCTGCCCCACATTCAAAGGGAGTGGAGGAATGCAAGGTGCCTATGGGATAGCTTTCTGCCATTATATTCTCTCCAAGATTATCAAACTTTGTGCTGGTTGTGGTTATTGCAGATGCTATCATAGATGGAGTCCATGATGGATTATATTGCTTGATTAGTGCTGCGATTCCGGCTACATGAGGTGTGGCCATGCTGGTACCGGATAATATTGCAAATTCATGCCCTATATGTGTTATAACAGAAGAGTTACAACAGCAACTAAGATTTGTGATTGAATAGAGTTGGCTAAATAGATCAGACGACGCTATAATATCGATGTGTACCTCTCAGCATGGGATTCGAGACACTCATGGGGCTATAAGCTGCCCATATTTGGTCCCCTGGAGCAAGAACATCAGGTTTAAGTACATCAGCAAGACTTTTTCTATTGTTACTGATATCCGGACCCcttgaagaaaataaactaacaaccgGCGATCGCTCCGTGAAAGAGGCTACTCTTCCTTCCCCTATAGCTGCCATGGCATCAGATTCTATGAAATTTCCTCTCTCATCCCTCTTGGTATGTTCTTCATAATATTGTGATATAACCTACATTTAGGAGCAACCGTTTATTCAGTTAATGGAAGCCTTGTTTCGGTTAGAATACAAAAAATGATGACTAATTAGTTCTTTTTTATACCTTGGCATCATCTACACGAGAGATCAATATGGAAGGAAGAGCAAAAGGATATGCCTGCGGTTTGTAACTACCATATCTTGGATTTGCAACATAGATAAAACCTGAGAATCCTAGAGTCCTTGCTGTATCAACAATGGCAGCAAAAGAGGAGGTTCCAGTATAGAATCCATATGAGCAGGTACAGATAACTATCCTTGCAAACACCAAGTTTGGATCGAAAGCTTCTGGATGCTGGCACTCTTCTATATATTCCGGAGTGTGTTGGAATGttccattttttttcaatgcatccTTGGCTAACACCAGCTTTTGTAAAACTTTTCCATTTCCAAAACCTGGCCCTGAATaggtaattaaataaagaagcTCAAACAAAAGGAGCATTATGCTCTTGGAACATTGCGTTTGGGAACCTAAGCGGCATTACCTGATAGGCTAGCACCATCTAGAACTTGGCCATTCCCAAGAAGAAGATGAGCAGGGTAGGTTCTGTCAGTGGTGGAAGCGCCAACCCCCATGGCCCAGGGACTAAAAGAGACCACAGTTGAAGGATATGGACCCTTGTTCCCTGCAGCTTGGACCACAAAAACTCCTGCTTTCCTTGCAAATAACATGGCAACCTCAAACATGTTTAAGAAGGTTAATGTGCCATCTGGTGGTGGTTCATCTGGTCCCACAGACACTGTTAATATATCCACCCTATCACTCACAGCctgcatatgtatatatatatttatataaatcaatcaaacaattaGGTATTCAAAGATTAATTATTTGACAATGTATGTGCAAAAATTACTTGATCCATAGCTGCAACAACATCTGCAAGAGTTGACCCGCTTGGATATGCAGCCTTATAAACCGCAATCCTGCAAtgcaacaaaaacaaaacaaaaaagtaatAAACTTTACATAATATAGCAAAACCAGTAAAAATATCTATCTGAAATATGTCATACTCAAGGCAAGGAACCGATATTAAAAAATGGTGGATACTATCGTGAAGATTTTACAATTGTCTTCATGTAAATATACATCTTTTTTATCATTAGATAATAAATTGTAGGGTTTGATTTGATATGCTATAAAAgtgttatcttttttcaaaatgtgGCTAAACAAACAAATCACATTTTTAACACAAGACTTTTTATAAGAAGATGTTTTTAACATCTTCATTTGAGTAGGTGCCTTAAAAAATACCTGACCTTGCACGAGGTGCCATACCGCTAGCTTTCCCATAGAAGACGCCGTTCACAACAACGGGAACACCACCATTTCCAGCAGCAATAGAGGCAACATGACTGAAATCATCAAAAGTAACAATCATACATCTTAGAAGATAAGTTGAGGTGAGTAGCAGAATGGATTACCTGCCATGTCCTTCAGCATCAAAGGGTGAAAGGATGTCGACAGAAGCATTAAGGTTCACCGCAGCTTGGGCACCAGCAGAGAAGAACTTGGCAGACACAATCTTGCCATTGCAAGAAGAAGCAGGGAAGAAGGGACCGAACTGACACTCAgcggaagagaaagaagagaggttAGAGGTGAAAGGGTGCAAGTTGGGATCGTAAGCGAAGCTAGGGTGGGTGGGGTTGATGCCGCTGTCAACAAAACCAATGACAACGCCGTCGCCGGCGTGTGCGGGTCCTCCAAGCTGCGTCCAAATACCAGTGGGTAAGCTTAGAAACTGGGGAGTGTGGGTTGTCATAAGCTTGGCTCCGTTGTCTCTCTGTACAAGCTTCACTCCGGCCAAGTTTCTCAGCCTCGTGGCCTGGGATCGGCTCGTGTGCACGGAAAACCCATTGAACATGTGTTTGAAGCTGTGGAGCTTCTTGTAGCTTCCATCTTCCAGAGCGCTTTGTAGAATTTCATCGTGTTTTGCTTCCGTTTCCTCGCGCAAACTATTTTATCAATAAAAGTAAGACAACACTTTCTTTTTTCgaacttttgttatttttttaaaacgtGGATTGTTGGGTTGTTATTCATAAATGTAGTACAGTTTTATTAGAAAAGTAAAAATCAAACCGTCCGATTTATTTGAAGTACAGAAATCAAACCATTCGATTTCTAGAGCTGTCCGATTTGTAGATGTACAGAAATCGGACTATCCGATTTATGAAAGGTACACAAATTAGACCGtccaatttgtgttaaaaaaaattaaaaaatttagggtatagaaatcggaccctccaatttgtatacttttaacaattttaaaaaacaccaaaaattacaaTGTTAAGGTATATTACTACTTTTACTttcctaacaaaaaaaattagccttcttttttacatatttttatctaattttttttatttcataatttactaatatattttaaatattattaactaaaaataataaattttactggcctctaacatttttctaaaaataaagagtaaatagttatttttttaatttatcaaaaaaaaatgttacttcttcaaattaaaaaactttACAAACTAAGTCAAGTCGATCAGTTATTaacattttatgaaattaataattcatgtaattgttaaaataattttttatgtaatacTTTTGTATAAAAGCACGAAtcttatctattttaattttccttaTCGTTTTTGAAAAATTGCTTTTGCAATTTCTAAATATGACACTTATGAGATAAAACCCTGATAATAACAAATCTTTAAATCATTTTAGGTGTATATTAAATcagatattaatataaaatatatataaattaattaaactatatatatttatgtatgtaaatatataGTGCCTAATAATTTAGTGACAGTTTATTGTGcgtatagtattttttaaactttaaataagATTGATTATTGATTTCTTTGGTAATTAATACTGACTATACTGTCAGGTCAATGGAAATTAATGTTCATAACAACTAAATGTTATTAATGTATTTTGTGATTCAAGTAATTTACGATTAgagatttttttatgataagaaaattagaaagaataataaaatacaaatatgatTTAGTTTAAGAAAGTTAAGATATCCGTAAGATATCGAAGTAAGTAAATGCTAAATatagttttttattatataaataaagtcagaaagaataataaaaatgcaAATATGCTTTAATTAATGAAAATTAAGAGATTAAGATATCAAATTaagtgatttttcttttatgataaAATGTAGAGAGAATAATAAATGCTAGTTGAACAAGTAATGGTTAGCATCACCGAAATACAAATATGCTTTAattagagaaaattaaaagattcaGATATATTGCAACAAGTAATGCTAAATAGAAttcattttcctttgttataattaattaacattgTCATCAGAAACATGTGAGAAATTTCTTAGAAATAACcgaaaaaaatcaatttgacgtgaagtcgacttcatcTGAATTTTCACCTTATATATACTTAATTTGTTAGTGAATACGAATTTAGAAGAGTAGAAGTTTCTCATTTCGGTGTCATGATGATGAATCAATGATCTGAAATAACTTGACAGAagattttagaagaaaaattatttgCAAATGAACATGATTTCTGCTGTATAAATGAGACATTATAATAAATCGGACTATGAACAGAGAGTAAATTAATCAAACCAAAGTCTCTACTATGAACTAATTAACCTGTTGGGatcaattgttgttgaatcttgACTATGAGAACCTTTTTGGAAAGCAATCCCATCTCCTTCCAATAGAACCAAGTATATGTGTCTCTCTTCATCATCATGAAAACAAGTAATGGAAATCACAAAGATTGAAATGAAGATACTCATCATCAGTAACAGTGTTAGTGATGATGGTAAAACCATGGAGGTAACACTATTCCCTTTAGCCATTGTTGAggcgaagaaaaaaaaaaaaagaaagatttgtTGAAGAGTTGATGGTAATAACGATTCTTATATATAGAGATGCAAAGCAAGGAGATAAAATAGCCTCACTGATAACGTGAACGAATTCTAAAATTTAGCATATTTTAAGGTAATTTATATCATTTCTTAGTGCTAGCTTTaccaagcaattgcatgagtctattaataaaaaatgcatGTCATCTCACGCGAAGATGAATCCTCCCCTCGCAAACAAGCAATATAAAACCCGTAGAACATTCTGTTACTTGGTCGGTCCAATTAGGAAGAGTTTATGTTTTTGGGCCTAATATGGTGACGTAAAGGGTTCTTATGTTTAGTTTTCCTCCTTTTTTTCTAGTGGAAAAATGGAAATTATTTCTTggatttggatttaatttgtcATTCTTACATGAATACAACTAGGAAAATTTCTGAAAACATTATGATCATAGATGGTTCATTCATGGCCATATAATCAAAGAATAATATTAAGAGTATATATAAGGAATGGTACGGTGT is part of the Arachis duranensis cultivar V14167 chromosome 1, aradu.V14167.gnm2.J7QH, whole genome shotgun sequence genome and encodes:
- the LOC107466452 gene encoding O-fucosyltransferase 15 codes for the protein MVSASDGLPVPDRCGPIATRSASFNGIYSSSSPPTPRSRQSSPVHSSRVGPSHPFSSRRSRSQFPWYRRKRLKVVMALVALLGSLFLVNWIMLARLQHDAPNPPVSKSAAKLSIRSSVSLSVSVQGKGNKSGKGKKPHKGYQRMLALAAHALAEDKREPKDLWQEPLAPASNWRPCSYLRNWEPNEGKNGYILVTANGGINQQRVAVCNAVVVARLLNSTLVIPKFMYSSVWRDVSQFSDIYQEELFINYLTPDIRIVRELPKELQSLDLEAIGSVVTDVDMVKEAKPSFYLKNILPIILKNQVVHFVGFGNRLAFDPIPFELQRLRCRCNFHALQFVPRIQETGALLLKRLRKHEGLIGPLDRYLLGPFADSVEENGNNVKKASKYLAIHLRFEIDMVSHSLCEFGGGEEERKELDAYREIHFPALAQLKRTTKLPSPSELRAEGLCPLTPEEAVLMLAGLGFNRKTHVFVAGSNLYGGRSRLVALTSLYPKLVTKENLLSAAELEPFANYSSQLAALDFIGCTASDAFAMTDSGSQLSSLVSGYRIYYGGGRMPTIRPNKRRLASIFMKNSTIEWRVFEQRVRKAIRQTKHVQTRPKARSVYRYPRCKECMCSTD
- the LOC107466444 gene encoding subtilisin-like protease SBT2.4 — translated: MAKGNSVTSMVLPSSLTLLLMMSIFISIFVISITCFHDDEERHIYLVLLEGDGIAFQKGSHSQDSTTIDPNRLISSYLREETEAKHDEILQSALEDGSYKKLHSFKHMFNGFSVHTSRSQATRLRNLAGVKLVQRDNGAKLMTTHTPQFLSLPTGIWTQLGGPAHAGDGVVIGFVDSGINPTHPSFAYDPNLHPFTSNLSSFSSAECQFGPFFPASSCNGKIVSAKFFSAGAQAAVNLNASVDILSPFDAEGHGSHVASIAAGNGGVPVVVNGVFYGKASGMAPRARIAVYKAAYPSGSTLADVVAAMDQAVSDRVDILTVSVGPDEPPPDGTLTFLNMFEVAMLFARKAGVFVVQAAGNKGPYPSTVVSFSPWAMGVGASTTDRTYPAHLLLGNGQVLDGASLSGPGFGNGKVLQKLVLAKDALKKNGTFQHTPEYIEECQHPEAFDPNLVFARIVICTCSYGFYTGTSSFAAIVDTARTLGFSGFIYVANPRYGSYKPQAYPFALPSILISRVDDAKVISQYYEEHTKRDERGNFIESDAMAAIGEGRVASFTERSPVVSLFSSRGPDISNNRKSLADVLKPDVLAPGDQIWAAYSPMSVSNPMLRGHEFAILSGTSMATPHVAGIAALIKQYNPSWTPSMIASAITTTSTKFDNLGENIMAESYPIGTLHSSTPFECGAGIVNPNRANDPGLVLPSEFADYVSFLCSLPGIGQDTILATIGVPCNQSFSDPYDLNLPSVTISSLRGSASMRRTFINVGNKTETYLATVMPPFGTTVDLSPTWFTISPQGTQDLNIRLNVYATMKNFSFGEIVLTGNLNHIVRITLSVLPSLIY